A DNA window from Anastrepha ludens isolate Willacy chromosome 6, idAnaLude1.1, whole genome shotgun sequence contains the following coding sequences:
- the LOC128868032 gene encoding uncharacterized aarF domain-containing protein kinase 5, translating into MSSIFFIRPNRILHTYKACRNSKLARLLHSSEKIIPIRNSKSLRFRSYFGIGLLGVFTGFVAYDGVVNEFIYCGATVRFLRSLKTALMIAVDYFQLEQHKSEPDFESQLKNIHLKSAKRLLETCLLNGGLYIKMGQGVAAINHILPKEYTSTLEQLQDKCLPTTKADVQRVFWEDFGKSPESIYDEFDYKPKAAASLAQVFKAKLKSGEEVAVKVQYGDLQKRFTSDLGTIMFLQDVIEIFFKNYNFGWILHDLRQNLVQELNFENEGQNAERCAKDLKKFKYVHVPHIFWECTKPRVLTMEWVDGFKVSDVERIQREKLDLKDVDLKLFNMFAEQIFHTGFVHADPHPGNVYVRKNAKSGQAELVLLDHGLYEFLPESVRLPLCEFWEATVLRDETKMKSSAQRIGIEDHMKFAEVLFQQPIRIHGGRIKTRLSESDIEYIQQVAKKNFELIMSTLKEMPRNMLFVVRNLNTVRAIGRQHGDVVDRPRTMARYAQHCIYSKYNSIRSYIFWFYRRLIFEYNLWSSSLRLSCLELYLNILYKLNRAPESARTLLSDIAKQDYN; encoded by the exons ATGAGTAGCATTTTT TTCATCCGCCCAAACAGAATTCTACACACTTACAAAGCCTGTAGAAATTCGAAGCTTGCACGTCTCCTCCATTCTTCAGAAAAAATAATTCCTATCCGCAATTCGAAATCCCTACGTTTTCGCTCTTACTTTGGAATCGGCTTACTTGGAGTGTTTACAGGTTTTGTTGCGTATGATGGAGTTGTCAATGAATTTATCTACTGTGGGGCCACAGTACGTTTTCTACGGTCACTTAAAACTGCTTTGATGATTGCAGTCGACTATTTTCAGCTTGAGCAGCATAAAAGTGAGCCTGACTTTGagtcacaactaaaaaatatacatttaaagAGCGCTAAGCGTTTACTTGAGACGTGTTTGCTAAATGGCGGTCTGTACATTAAAATGGGCCAAGGTGTCGCAGCTATTAACCACATTCTGCCGAAAGAATACACAAGCACATTGGAACAACTGCAAGACAAATGCTTGCCTACCACAAAAGCCGATGTGCAACGAGTTTTCTGGGAAGATTTTGGTAAAAGCCCGGAAAGTATTTACGATGAATTCGATTACAAACCAAAAGCGGCGGCGAGTTTGGCACAAGTATTTAAAGCCAAGTTGAAAAGTGGCGAGGAAGTAGCGGTGAAG GTGCAATATGGTGACTTGCAAAAACGTTTTACCAGTGACTTGGGAACCATTATGTTTCTACAAGAtgtcattgaaatatttttcaaaaactacaattttGGCTGGATATTACACGACTTGCGCCAAAACTTAGTGCAGGAACTAAATTTCGAGAATGAGGGACAAAATGCCGAACGTTGCGCCAAGGAtcttaagaaattcaaatatgtgcACGTGCCACATATTTTCTGGGAATGCACAAAACCG CGCGTACTAACCATGGAATGGGTTGATGGATTCAAAGTGAGTGATGTTGAACGAATACAACGCGAAAAACTCGATTTAAAAGATGTGGATTTAAAGCTATTCAATATGTTTGCGGAACAAATATTCCATACAGGCTTTGTACATGCTGACCCACATCCAGGAAAtg tatatgtgcgcaAAAATGCGAAATCAGGACAAGCTGAACTGGTGCTATTAGATCACGGCCTATACGAGTTCCTACCAGAATCCGTGCGTTTGCCCCTCTGTGAGTTCTGGGAGGCGACGGTGTTGAGGGacgaaacaaaaatgaaatcgtCTGCTCAGCGAATTGGCATAGAGGATCACATGAAATTTGCAGAAGTGCTGTTTCAACAGCCCATACGCATACATGGCGGACGTATTAAGACAAGGCTGAGTGAAAGTGATATCGAGTACATTCAACAGGTGgctaagaaaaattttgaactaaTAATGAGCACATTAAAGGAAATGCCGCGTAATATGCTTTTCGTTGTGAG GAACTTAAATACAGTGCGGGCCATTGGCCGTCAGCATGGCGATGTAGTGGATAGACCGCGCACAATGGCCCGATATGCACAACATTGCATTTACAGCAAATACAATTCAATCCGCAGTTACATATTCTGGTTTTATAGGCgtttaatatttgaatataacctTTG GTCCTCCTCATTACGATTATCGTGCTTAGAGTTGTACCTGaacattttatacaaattaaatcGCGCACCTGAATCAGCACGCACGTTGCTAAGTGATATAGCAAAACAGGAttacaattaa
- the LOC128868031 gene encoding peptidyl-prolyl cis-trans isomerase H, giving the protein MPTWNQIQSQLRNPNNPVVFFDISVGTTEIGRMIFELFADTVPKTAENFRQLCTGEYRPDDVPMGYKGASFHRVIKDFMIQGGDFVHGDGTGVMSIYGGTFGDENFTLKHDSPGLLSMANSGKDTNGCQFFITCAKCNFLDGKHVVFGRVLDGLLIMRKIENVPTGPNNKPKLPVTISQCGQM; this is encoded by the exons ATGCCTACTTGGAATCAAATTCAATCACAGCTGCGAAACCCTAATAATCCGGtagttttctttgatatatctGTTGGCACGACG GAAATCGGGCGCATGATTTTTGAGCTCTTCGCGGACACGGTACCAAAAACTGCAGAAAATTTTCGTCAACTTTGCACGGGGGAATACCGGCCGGACGATGTACCCATGGGATATAAAGGTGCCAGTTTTCATCGTGTCATCAAAGATTTCATGATTCAAGGTGGTGACTTCGTGCAT GGTGATGGTACTGGTGTAATGAGTATTTATGGCGGAACTTTCGGCGATGAGAATTTTACCTTAAAACACGATTCGCCTGGTCTACTATCAATGGCGAACAGTGGAAAAGATACGAATGGATGCCAATTTTTCATCACTTGTGCCAAGTGTAATTTCCTCGATGGCAAGCATGTTGTTTTTGGTCGTGTGCTCGATGGTTTGTTAATAATGCggaaaattgaaaatgttcCCACTGGCCCAAACAATAAACCCAAACTACCAGTAACAATATCACAATGCGGACAAATGTAG
- the LOC128868029 gene encoding post-GPI attachment to proteins factor 3 — MCSTVLSYRYFLVVFHLVVGCYASIGDRTQFFHNCRQNCERQNCSADGIEIQEQAVKYYQQSIFDKAFAWNCADECQYGCMWRTVDAFEERGWDVPQFYGKWPFVRFLGMQEPASVLFSVCNLVVHIRMLRRFRTEVRPDSPCFKLWHIFAFVCINGWIWSIVFHTRDFPVTELMDYAFAYSIILVSLYCMVMRMIYRQSLILRGLISLIFLSFFVNYFAYLSLGKFSYSLNMTTNIVTGALSALGWFIWCYLERQRRPHYRKIIRFYVLFGMSMSLELLDFPPILWLLDAHALWHLTTVPVISLFYDFVIDDCRILRKEKQFESEKLGKHI, encoded by the exons atGTGTAGTACAGTGTTAtcctatagatattttttagtagTTTTTCATTTAGTAGTAGGATGTTACGCCTCTATTGGGGATCGTACACAATTTTTCCACAATTGTCGTCAAAACTGCGAACGACAAAACTGCAGTGCTG ATGGGATTGAGATTCAAGAGCAGGCCGTAAAGTATTATCAACAGTCGATTTTTGACAAGGCGTTTGCATGGAATTGTGCAGACGAGTGCCAATACGGTTGTATGTGGCGTACAGTGGATGCTTTTGAAGAGCGTGGTTGGGATGTGCCACAGTTTTATGGAAAG TGGCCATTTGTGCGTTTTCTCGGCATGCAAGAACCGGCTTCGGTGTTGTTCTCTGTATGTAATTTGGTTGTGCATATTCGTATGTTGCGCCGCTTTCGTACTGAAGTGCGTCCGGATAGTCCATGCTTTAAGTTGTGGCACATATTCGCATTT GTGTGCATAAACGGTTGGATATGGTCGATAGTATTTCATACAAGGGATTTCCCCGTGACGGAATTAATGGATTATGCTTTTGCTTATAGTATTATACTTGTTTCACTTTATTGTATGGTCATGCG GATGATATATCGTCAGTCGCTGATATTACGTGGgttaatttcattaatatttctATCGTTCTTCGTAAATTACTTTGCGTACCTGAGCTTAGGCAAATTTAGTTACTCTCTGAATATGACAACAAACATTGTTACTG GTGCTTTATCTGCGCTGGGTTGGTTTATTTGGTGTTATTTGGAACGTCAACGGCGACCACATTATCGAAAAATTATCCGGTTTTATGTACTTTTCGGTATGTCTATGAGTTTAGAACTATTGGACTTTCCACCAATTTTGTGGCTACTAGACGCACACGCTTTGTGGCATTTGACAACAGTTCCAGTCATTTCGCTGTTTTATGA TTTTGTAATTGATGATTGCCGCATTCTACGTAAGGAAAAGCAATTTGAGAGTGAAAAGCTTGGCAAACACATTTGA